The genome window TCTGGAGCAGGGTTTGAATCTTCGTCATATATAATGCAGCGGAAAGTCCTTTTCCCGAAACATCACCTATCACAATAAACATCTTTGAGTCTGAAACTCTGATCACGTCAAAATAATCACCACCCACCTGCATGGCCGGTATCATATCCCCCGCCACACTCAGATTACCCAGTGACTGTATTTTAACCGGAAGAAGACTCTGCTGAATTTTTCTTGCCAGTTCAAGATCACGTTCCATTTTTACTTTTTCAGCTTCAGCTTCATATAACCGTGCGTTCTCAAGAGAGGTAGCTGTCTGATTTGCAAGAGTGATCATTAATTCCAGATCACGGCCGCCGAACTGTTTGCCGGTATAGGAAAGTCCGAAGAGGAAAAATCCAATCAGTTTTTTATTGGTGATCAGCGGCAAAATGGTATATACGCCCGCCTCGGCAAGCCTCTCTGCGTCATTCGGAAAGATGTAGCGGGCGTTTGTCTGGTCAATAACCGGTTTTTCACCTGCTGAATATCTCTGCTGAATCAGAGTTTCAAGATTTTCTTTGTGATAAAAAATATCACCTGAAAGCTGTTCGTCAGTACCACAACTTCTGACCGTCTCAGTGCGGTTTCCCTCACGGGCAATCAGAATACTGCAGAGATTAACCTGCAGCCGGTTTTGAAAGATATCCTCAAGCGCGTCCAGGATTGTATCAAACCCGACAATCTGAGGAAGCCGCTGGTTAAAATCCAATATAACCTGCTGGGTTGCAAACTGTACCGGAAAAAACTTTCTCGTTAATACATCCTGAAACTTATCTCTTGTCGGCTGAAAAAGAAGAGCAAGAAAAACAAAAGTCATTCCTGAAATAACCGTGCGGTATTCCTCGGTAACCACGCCGCCGACAGCCTGACCGAGTATATAAACGGTAGCCAGATAAATGACGCCAAGGGTAAGTGTTGCGGTTGCATAAACAAGTGTTGTTTTAAGCACAACCGTTACATCAAGCAGATTATACCGGAATATGGAATACCCGAATGCTATCGGCAAAAGTACCAGCAGAATGATAGGCATATAATATTCAGGTGAATTATACACCACATCACCAAAAACAGGCGCCAGAAAAACGGTAAAAATATATCCGCTGATACCAATATAATAGGAGATCAGAATTGCAAATATCGGGCGCCGCTTTGCCTGATCCTTATTTCGCAGATATGTTGTAGTCAGGAGGAAAAGCCCGGATACAAAAGCACCGTTGATAAATACAGGAATAAGCGGAAATTGCAGTGCCCGTTCCTGCCCGGGTATTTTAATTCCGAGGATTGCCCCGAAAGAACCGATTAAGTTTATGGCGAAATAGGTAATCCAAAGTCCGATTAAAACCTTTTTGAAATTTTTATCCAGAGCCCACTTGTGTGGTTCAGGAAAAATAGAAAAGAAATGGAAAATGGAAAGCGGAAGACGGCTTACGATAATAAGCCAGAATAACATCAGGATGACAAAAAACGGATCTCCTGGTTTAAGGAATCCCGGACCGCTCAGATTTCCGATTGCATTCGGCAGATAAACCATCGCCATGCCGAATCCCGCCTGAAAGAATAACTTCTGCTGAAGTCCCTCCGGTTTTGCCAGATACGTGATAAAACTTACAAATAGCAGTATTACCGCAAAGAGCATCATTGAAAACTGACCGTAAATAATCAGTTTTTTTATCTGCACCTTTACTTTTACCGGATCAGTCTCCCCCTTTTTAATTATCGTATATTCGGCTAACTCCCCTTCTTTCATTTTATTTATCAGTGCCTGGTAATCCAGTGCATCTGAATAGCTGTGTCCGTTTATCGCGACAAGCTGATCTCCTTCACGTATGCCCGCCTGCCAGGTAACTCCCCCCTCCTTGACGTTGCTGAACTTAAAAACAACAC of Ignavibacteriales bacterium contains these proteins:
- a CDS encoding SpoIIE family protein phosphatase, giving the protein MLMRIKELYGKVRLKLITVFTVIMGILILFNIYSNVTTNRVSNDECIWMPVKAGKDSVVFKFSNVKEGGVTWQAGIREGDQLVAINGHSYSDALDYQALINKMKEGELAEYTIIKKGETDPVKVKVQIKKLIIYGQFSMMLFAVILLFVSFITYLAKPEGLQQKLFFQAGFGMAMVYLPNAIGNLSGPGFLKPGDPFFVILMLFWLIIVSRLPLSIFHFFSIFPEPHKWALDKNFKKVLIGLWITYFAINLIGSFGAILGIKIPGQERALQFPLIPVFINGAFVSGLFLLTTTYLRNKDQAKRRPIFAILISYYIGISGYIFTVFLAPVFGDVVYNSPEYYMPIILLVLLPIAFGYSIFRYNLLDVTVVLKTTLVYATATLTLGVIYLATVYILGQAVGGVVTEEYRTVISGMTFVFLALLFQPTRDKFQDVLTRKFFPVQFATQQVILDFNQRLPQIVGFDTILDALEDIFQNRLQVNLCSILIAREGNRTETVRSCGTDEQLSGDIFYHKENLETLIQQRYSAGEKPVIDQTNARYIFPNDAERLAEAGVYTILPLITNKKLIGFFLFGLSYTGKQFGGRDLELMITLANQTATSLENARLYEAEAEKVKMERDLELARKIQQSLLPVKIQSLGNLSVAGDMIPAMQVGGDYFDVIRVSDSKMFIVIGDVSGKGLSAALYMTKIQTLLQIACRETSTPAEILINLNKQLSNVLDRTSFVTMTVALFDNKKQTVRFARAGHTPLLIINKQEERFVAPQGIGIGLDRSGVRFAELLIEEELPLEKDQILVFFSDGISEALDERGELYESERLTKIIRDSADEPVEIISEKIFESVRNFSGKAGQHDDITLVLVKPV